A genome region from Salvia splendens isolate huo1 chromosome 19, SspV2, whole genome shotgun sequence includes the following:
- the LOC121778172 gene encoding protein ANTHESIS POMOTING FACTOR 1-like, whose amino-acid sequence MTTLSELNDDIIRSMSVGAVFSDFGGKINSLDFHRTADVLVTASDDDSVRFYDITNAQLVKTTYHKNHGADRVCFTHHPNSVICSSKYNLDSNGESLRYLSLYDNRCLRYFKGHTDRVVSLCMSPVNDCFMSGSLDHSVRMWDLRVNACQGILHLRGRPTVAYDQQGLVFAVAMEGGAIKLFDSRSHDKGPFDTFLVGGDTAEVCDIKFSNDGKSMLLTTTNNNVYLLDAYHGEKKCGFNMDSSANATIEATFTPDGQYVLSGSGDGNIHAWNISDEPNKVASLDSHIGVAGCLRWAPRRVMFAAAAASVLTFWIPDDDAEPGAPAPAPVPLP is encoded by the exons ATGACGACACTTTCCGAACTCAATGACGACATCATCCGCAGCATGTCAGTTGGAGCCGTCTTCTCAGATTTT GGTGGTAAAATCAATTCGCTTGATTTCCATCGGACAGCGGATGTGTTGGTTACAGCAAGTGATGACGATTCGGTTCGATTTTATGACATTACGAATGCTCA ATTGGTGAAGACAACATATCATAAGAATCATGGAGCTGACAGGGTGTGTTTCACTCACCACCCAAATTCCGTTATATGCTCTTCGAAATACAATTTGGATTCTAATGGAG AGTCGTTGAGGTATCTATCGCTATATGATAATAGGTGCCTTCGGTACTTTAAAGGGCACACAGACAG GGTTGTATCTCTGTGCATGTCTCCAGTCAACGACTGTTTCATGTCTGGTTCACTAGATCACAGTGTACGCATGTGGGATCTACGTGTTAATGCCTGTCAG GGTATATTACATCTGCGAGGTAGGCCTACGGTTGCTTATGATCAACAAGGTTTGGTCTTTGCTGTGGCAATGGAAGGAGGTGCAATAAAACTATTTGATTCTAGATCACATGACAAG GGTCCTTTCGATACCTTCCTAGTTGGCGGGGACACAGCTGAGGTGTGCGATATTAAGTTCAGCAATGACGGTAAATCAATGCTTCTGACAACTACAAACAACAATGTATACCTCCTCGATGCATATCATGGAGAGAAG AAGTGTGGATTTAACATGGACTCTTCTGCGAATGCCACCATAGAAGCAACCTTCACGCCTGATGGCCAATATGTGCTTTCTG GTTCTGGGGATGGAAATATACATGCGTGGAACATCAGTGACGAGCCAAATAAG GTCGCTTCTTTGGACAGCCACATCGGTGTTGCAGGGTGCCTGAGATGGGCTCCTCGTAGAGTCATGTttgcggctgctgctgcttccgTTCTAACCTTTTGGATTCCTGACGACGATGCTGAGCCGGGCGCCCCTGCCCCTGCCCCGGTTCCTTTACCCTGA
- the LOC121778225 gene encoding LOB domain-containing protein 25-like: protein MASSSSSSSYSNPPCAACKFLRRKCLSGCIFAPYFPPEEPTKFVNVHKIFGASNVSKLLNEILPHQREDAVNSLAYEAEARLKDPVYGCVGAISVLQRQVLQLQKELDATNADLMRYTNNEMGSYNPRRVGYGSGVGPYNPNPGYYSYGENPGHGNN, encoded by the coding sequence ATGGCCTCTtcaagcagcagcagcagctacTCAAACCCTCCCTGCGCCGCCTGCAAATTCCTCCGCCGGAAATGCCTCTCCGGCTGCATCTTCGCCCCGTACTTCCCGCCCGAGGAGCCGACCAAATTCGTCAACGTGCACAAGATCTTCGGCGCCAGCAACGTGAGCAAGCTGCTCAACGAGATCCTCCCCCACCAGAGGGAGGACGCGGTGAACTCGCTCGCGTACGAGGCCGAGGCCCGGCTCAAGGACCCCGTCTACGGCTGCGTTGGCGCCATCTCCGTTCTGCAGCGGCAGGTGCTGCAGCTGCAGAAGGAACTCGATGCCACCAACGCGGATTTGATGCGTTACACAAATAACGAGATGGGCTCGTATAACCCGAGGCGGGTGGGTTATGGATCCGGAGTCGGGCCATATAACCCGAATCCGGGTTATTATTCTTATGGTGAAAACCCTGGACATGGCAACAATTGA